Proteins found in one Terribacillus sp. DMT04 genomic segment:
- the rsmI gene encoding 16S rRNA (cytidine(1402)-2'-O)-methyltransferase produces the protein MQSQKSFEKHQTGMLFIIPTPIGNLQDITLRALETLKQVHTVAAEDTRNTIKLFNHFDIQTPLISYHEHNRKAREQMLLDLLAEGKDIGLVSDAGMPAISDPGQELVQAAAAVGYPVVVLPGANAALVALVGSGISTDAYQFFGFLPRKKKDLTKELEKLRKVPATLVFYESPHRLKETLAAIHDSFGNRKVALGRELTKRYEEFLRGNLQEAVEWAASENLRGEFCIVVEGASEAELQEAEQAFWENMSVQEHVDWYIEKDGIPSKQAIKQVASDRKLAKRDVYQAYHVE, from the coding sequence ATGCAATCACAGAAAAGTTTTGAGAAGCATCAGACAGGAATGCTTTTTATTATCCCGACACCGATCGGCAACTTGCAGGACATCACATTGCGAGCACTGGAAACATTGAAGCAAGTACATACTGTAGCTGCAGAAGATACACGCAATACAATAAAACTATTTAATCACTTCGATATTCAAACACCGTTAATCAGTTATCACGAACATAATCGTAAAGCGAGAGAACAAATGCTGCTGGATTTGTTAGCAGAAGGAAAAGATATTGGGTTGGTCAGCGATGCTGGCATGCCGGCAATTTCTGATCCGGGTCAGGAATTGGTTCAAGCAGCGGCTGCGGTTGGTTATCCGGTAGTTGTACTTCCAGGAGCCAATGCAGCGCTGGTCGCATTAGTCGGTTCTGGTATTTCGACTGATGCTTACCAGTTCTTCGGATTTTTGCCGAGAAAGAAGAAGGATTTAACGAAAGAATTAGAAAAGCTGCGCAAGGTGCCGGCAACATTGGTTTTTTATGAAAGTCCTCATCGTTTAAAAGAAACGTTAGCGGCTATTCATGATAGTTTCGGTAATCGCAAAGTAGCACTAGGTAGAGAACTGACGAAACGATATGAAGAGTTTCTGCGAGGTAACTTACAAGAAGCCGTGGAATGGGCTGCATCGGAAAATTTACGCGGCGAGTTCTGTATTGTAGTGGAAGGTGCATCAGAAGCAGAGCTGCAGGAAGCAGAACAAGCTTTCTGGGAGAATATGAGTGTGCAGGAACACGTAGATTGGTATATAGAGAAAGATGGTATCCCATCTAAGCAGGCAATCAAACAAGTAGCCAGTGATCGCAAGCTGGCCAAACGCGATGTTTATCAGGCCTATCATGTAGAATAA
- the holB gene encoding DNA polymerase III subunit delta' translates to MSNWTEMSAKQPVVSKMLINSLLRDRISHAYIFQGSRGTGKAELSRLYAKSIFCMNRTGAEPCNACKDCRRIDSGNHPDLHWIVPDGASIKNEQILKLQKEFSYTGMESERKVYVMEDADKMTANASNRLLKFLEEPGAHTTAVLLTENSQALLQTIQSRCQILALQPLQEGQFAELLISEGISSSSARLLSQLTNNFEEAIEISGQEWFAKARKLVVQLVEVLETRPNEALLFVHSQWMPVMKDREIQQLALHLLLLWFKDIIYLYADRPDSIIYIQEKDRLENSLRHWTRQRATDCLQSIMEAKRQLDQNVHPALVMEKLTLQMQR, encoded by the coding sequence ATGTCTAATTGGACGGAAATGTCTGCCAAGCAGCCTGTGGTGAGCAAAATGCTCATCAACAGTCTGTTGCGCGATCGAATATCTCATGCCTACATATTTCAGGGATCGCGTGGTACTGGCAAAGCGGAATTGAGCCGTTTGTATGCCAAAAGTATATTTTGTATGAACCGCACAGGTGCAGAACCTTGCAATGCATGTAAGGACTGCCGCCGTATTGATTCAGGCAACCATCCAGACCTTCATTGGATTGTTCCGGATGGTGCATCAATCAAGAATGAACAAATTCTCAAGTTGCAAAAAGAATTTTCTTACACGGGTATGGAATCGGAACGCAAGGTATATGTCATGGAAGATGCGGATAAAATGACAGCAAATGCATCCAATCGCCTGCTTAAGTTTTTGGAGGAGCCTGGAGCTCATACAACGGCAGTATTACTGACTGAGAATAGTCAGGCTCTGCTGCAAACAATTCAATCTAGGTGTCAGATACTAGCACTGCAGCCATTACAGGAAGGACAATTTGCAGAATTGCTTATTTCCGAGGGAATATCTTCGTCCTCAGCTCGTCTTTTATCCCAGCTAACGAACAATTTTGAGGAAGCAATAGAGATTTCCGGGCAAGAGTGGTTTGCTAAAGCGCGAAAACTAGTGGTACAATTAGTAGAAGTGCTGGAAACTAGGCCTAATGAAGCGCTTTTGTTTGTCCATAGCCAATGGATGCCTGTAATGAAGGACCGCGAAATACAGCAATTGGCATTACATCTGCTATTATTGTGGTTTAAAGACATTATTTATCTTTATGCTGACAGGCCGGATTCCATTATCTATATACAGGAAAAAGACAGGCTTGAAAACAGCCTTCGCCATTGGACGAGGCAGCGAGCTACAGATTGTTTGCAGTCTATTATGGAAGCAAAACGCCAATTAGATCAAAATGTCCATCCTGCACTTGTTATGGAGAAATTAACACTTCAGATGCAGAGGTGA
- a CDS encoding DUF6612 family protein, translated as MKAAKHLSWFVLAIALFLTGCGANEASTESKGEEKKTPSPEEILEKSFEADADMKSADIDMNMKMDINAPGVEQSTTSSISGTIVMEPTISMKLNMDTMGEQVESYIKDDTLYLYEPTTAAWYKMDADSETSAALDPKQYEQPIGSQIKTVQKMADSITVSETDTEYILDVKIAEDKMKDIVEEEMGASYEEIVALEDVSYDKFDYTITIDKETNYFKNYKIDMVMKATQAGEEGTVNAVIEVNTDNFNETDAIELPEEVEGAIDITEEAGMAY; from the coding sequence ATGAAAGCAGCAAAACACCTTAGTTGGTTCGTACTGGCAATTGCATTATTTTTAACTGGATGTGGAGCTAATGAGGCTTCAACAGAATCAAAAGGGGAAGAAAAGAAAACACCATCTCCGGAAGAGATTCTAGAGAAAAGCTTTGAAGCGGATGCTGATATGAAGAGTGCTGATATTGATATGAATATGAAGATGGATATCAATGCGCCAGGTGTTGAGCAGTCAACTACTAGTTCCATATCAGGAACAATCGTAATGGAGCCAACTATATCTATGAAGCTAAACATGGACACAATGGGTGAACAAGTCGAATCGTACATTAAGGATGATACACTCTACTTATATGAACCAACTACAGCGGCGTGGTATAAGATGGATGCAGATTCCGAAACTAGTGCTGCCCTCGATCCGAAGCAATATGAGCAACCGATAGGCAGCCAGATTAAGACAGTACAGAAAATGGCCGATAGTATAACGGTTTCTGAAACAGATACAGAATATATTCTTGATGTAAAGATAGCCGAAGATAAAATGAAAGATATTGTGGAAGAAGAGATGGGTGCCTCTTATGAAGAGATTGTGGCCTTAGAGGATGTCTCCTATGATAAGTTTGACTACACTATCACGATTGACAAAGAAACCAACTATTTCAAGAACTACAAAATTGATATGGTTATGAAGGCAACCCAAGCAGGTGAAGAAGGTACGGTAAATGCTGTGATAGAAGTTAATACAGATAACTTCAATGAAACGGACGCTATTGAGCTGCCAGAGGAAGTAGAAGGTGCTATTGATATAACCGAAGAAGCAGGTATGGCTTACTAA
- a CDS encoding AbrB/MazE/SpoVT family DNA-binding domain-containing protein, with translation MKSTGIVRKVDELGRVVIPIELRRTLGINEKDALEIYVDDDRIILKKYKPNMTCHITGEISDDNLSLANGKLVLSREGAEELINEIQTRLNK, from the coding sequence ATGAAATCAACAGGTATTGTACGTAAAGTAGATGAACTAGGAAGGGTTGTAATTCCAATTGAATTGCGCCGCACACTTGGCATCAACGAAAAAGATGCTTTGGAAATTTACGTTGATGATGACCGCATCATTCTTAAAAAATACAAACCAAACATGACTTGCCATATCACTGGTGAGATTTCTGATGATAACTTGTCATTAGCAAATGGCAAACTAGTTCTTAGCCGCGAAGGTGCAGAAGAACTAATCAATGAAATTCAAACACGTTTGAACAAATAA
- a CDS encoding helix-turn-helix domain-containing protein, which translates to MESLFDLTLKAKANDKAAMEALLLRFQPKVRRLSSNAPHAWREDMEQELYIQLIKAIHRFEIQDINPQWNLTHAIYPAI; encoded by the coding sequence ATGGAGAGTTTATTTGACCTAACACTAAAAGCAAAAGCAAACGACAAAGCTGCTATGGAAGCATTGCTCCTTCGCTTTCAGCCAAAGGTTCGCAGATTGAGCAGCAATGCTCCTCATGCTTGGAGAGAAGATATGGAACAAGAATTGTATATTCAACTGATTAAAGCAATTCACCGATTTGAAATTCAAGACATCAATCCACAGTGGAATCTTACACATGCAATTTATCCCGCCATATAA
- a CDS encoding YvrJ family protein, with amino-acid sequence MTTDNLISMIGNLGFPIVVSFYLLIRLEQNIKRLEQTLQALIEQIQKGEN; translated from the coding sequence ATGACAACTGATAATTTGATTTCTATGATAGGCAACCTCGGATTCCCTATCGTCGTATCATTCTATCTGCTCATTAGGCTTGAACAAAATATAAAGCGCCTGGAACAGACATTGCAGGCGCTTATAGAACAGATTCAGAAAGGAGAAAATTGA
- a CDS encoding GIY-YIG nuclease family protein, with translation MEENKHVVYIVKCKDESLYTGYTNALINRLKQHSAGKGAKYTRGRGPFILVYIQTFETRQAALREEYRIKQLSKKQKWKLILEGGR, from the coding sequence ATGGAAGAAAATAAGCATGTTGTCTATATAGTGAAGTGCAAGGATGAAAGTTTGTATACCGGCTATACAAATGCACTTATTAACCGCTTGAAACAGCATAGCGCTGGTAAAGGTGCAAAATATACAAGAGGCAGAGGACCATTCATTTTAGTATACATCCAAACATTCGAAACAAGGCAGGCAGCATTGCGCGAGGAATATCGGATCAAGCAACTCTCTAAGAAGCAGAAATGGAAGCTTATATTGGAAGGGGGAAGATAG
- a CDS encoding YaaR family protein, with protein sequence MKIGPEIRAQLDAARKNTTQTPTEPRRFQDLVQSQSRKLQGAELQQLITDITKQGERLAKTRSFRELTLYKRKIKKFMEDVKENGMELHHEHSWNQNGARRLTTVRQIDEKLMELTEILMDQEKQQIGVLGLIGEIKGLLFNLYT encoded by the coding sequence TTGAAAATCGGTCCGGAGATACGTGCACAGCTGGATGCCGCACGTAAGAATACAACACAGACACCAACAGAACCAAGACGGTTTCAAGACTTGGTGCAGTCTCAAAGCAGGAAACTGCAAGGGGCTGAGTTACAGCAGCTGATAACGGACATCACAAAGCAAGGAGAACGCCTTGCAAAGACAAGGTCATTTCGCGAGCTTACTTTATATAAAAGAAAGATCAAGAAATTCATGGAAGATGTAAAGGAAAATGGAATGGAGCTGCATCATGAGCATTCCTGGAACCAGAACGGGGCCCGGCGACTCACAACAGTACGCCAAATAGATGAGAAACTAATGGAGCTGACAGAGATCTTAATGGATCAAGAAAAGCAGCAGATTGGTGTACTCGGACTGATTGGAGAAATAAAAGGGCTCCTGTTTAACCTTTACACGTGA
- a CDS encoding stage 0 sporulation family protein — protein sequence MQVIGVRFKKAGKIYYFDPGNLSVVLGDYVIVETVRGVEFGRVVLADKQVDEEDIVLPLKKVIRIATDKDKYSVAENTENAAQAYKVCEKKIRDHKLDMNLVEVEYTFDRNKVIFYFTADGRVDFRNLVKDLAAVFKTRIELRQIGVRDEAKLLGGIGPCGRMLCCSTFLGDFEPVSIKMAKDQNLSLNPAKISGLCGRLMCCLKYENDEYEEAKRELPDLGDAIRTSYGSGKVVGLNILERLIQIEVPEKERVIEYTLDELIEEGVISTQAMD from the coding sequence ATGCAAGTCATTGGTGTCCGTTTTAAAAAGGCGGGTAAGATTTATTACTTTGATCCAGGCAACCTTTCTGTTGTACTGGGCGATTATGTTATTGTAGAGACTGTTCGCGGCGTAGAATTCGGACGAGTTGTACTTGCAGATAAGCAAGTAGACGAAGAGGATATTGTCCTTCCTCTGAAAAAGGTTATTCGTATCGCAACAGACAAAGATAAATATAGCGTGGCGGAAAATACAGAGAACGCTGCGCAAGCATACAAAGTTTGTGAGAAAAAGATTCGCGATCACAAACTGGATATGAATCTGGTTGAAGTAGAATATACTTTCGACCGAAATAAAGTAATTTTCTACTTTACAGCAGACGGCCGGGTTGATTTCCGTAACTTGGTGAAAGATTTAGCAGCAGTGTTTAAGACTAGGATTGAACTTAGACAGATTGGTGTGCGTGACGAAGCAAAGTTGCTAGGTGGAATTGGTCCTTGCGGCAGAATGCTTTGCTGCTCTACTTTTCTGGGAGATTTCGAGCCAGTGTCCATCAAGATGGCAAAGGATCAGAACCTATCACTGAACCCGGCGAAGATCTCCGGCTTATGCGGCAGGCTTATGTGCTGTTTGAAGTATGAAAATGATGAGTACGAAGAGGCGAAACGTGAGCTGCCGGATTTAGGTGACGCGATTCGGACTTCTTACGGATCAGGTAAGGTAGTAGGCCTGAACATTTTGGAACGGTTGATTCAGATTGAAGTACCGGAGAAGGAACGGGTTATCGAGTATACCTTAGATGAACTGATCGAAGAAGGAGTTATCTCAACGCAAGCCATGGACTGA
- a CDS encoding sigma factor G inhibitor Gin, whose translation MSKSCLCGICDQEKKEGIQLYRLFICRECEQKIVHTEPKDVQYHYFVKKLRNLNQMTFH comes from the coding sequence ATGAGCAAAAGTTGCTTATGCGGCATATGTGATCAAGAGAAAAAAGAAGGAATCCAATTGTATCGTCTTTTCATATGCAGAGAATGCGAACAGAAGATAGTCCATACTGAACCGAAAGACGTACAGTATCATTATTTTGTGAAGAAGCTTCGCAACCTTAATCAAATGACATTCCACTAA
- the tmk gene encoding dTMP kinase, protein MTGLFITLEGGEGAGKTSAIPLLTARLEKEGYQVLSTREPGGIEIAEAIRAVILDPSNTKMDGRTEALLYAAARRQHLVEKVWPALEQGMIVLCDRFVDSSLAYQGYTRGLGMEEVMEINRFAVESTMPDLTLFFDISPKEGLARISENKGREKNRLDLEALSFHERVYEGYKILQEQYKNRFVALDAAKPLADVAEEAVQAIMTFLKQK, encoded by the coding sequence TTGACAGGATTGTTTATTACGCTGGAAGGCGGAGAAGGAGCAGGCAAGACTTCTGCTATTCCGCTGTTAACAGCTCGTTTAGAGAAAGAAGGCTATCAAGTGCTATCGACGCGTGAGCCAGGCGGTATTGAGATTGCAGAAGCCATTCGTGCTGTCATCTTGGATCCATCTAACACGAAAATGGATGGACGCACAGAGGCACTGCTTTATGCTGCTGCAAGAAGACAACATCTTGTGGAGAAGGTGTGGCCGGCTTTAGAACAGGGAATGATAGTACTGTGCGATCGCTTTGTTGACAGCAGCTTGGCCTATCAAGGGTATACACGCGGACTTGGAATGGAGGAAGTGATGGAAATAAATCGCTTCGCTGTTGAATCGACCATGCCAGATTTGACACTATTCTTTGATATTTCTCCAAAAGAAGGATTAGCACGAATTTCGGAGAATAAGGGTAGAGAAAAGAATCGGTTGGACTTGGAGGCTTTATCCTTTCATGAGCGTGTCTATGAAGGGTATAAGATCTTGCAGGAGCAATACAAGAACCGCTTTGTAGCACTTGATGCTGCTAAGCCGCTTGCAGATGTAGCGGAAGAGGCTGTGCAGGCGATCATGACTTTTTTAAAGCAGAAGTAA
- the yabA gene encoding DNA replication initiation control protein YabA: MNKKEILEHVTQMEEQIGQLYKQLGDVKGHVAELLEENNRLTVENHHLRNRLDGQAAQEQKAGSKAAPSKEAPIGEGYDNLARLYEEGFHICNVHFGSPRRNEDCLFCLTFLNKNK; the protein is encoded by the coding sequence GTGAATAAGAAGGAAATACTGGAGCATGTCACACAGATGGAAGAGCAGATTGGCCAGCTGTACAAGCAATTGGGTGATGTTAAGGGTCATGTAGCGGAGCTGTTGGAAGAGAACAACCGTTTAACGGTAGAGAATCATCATCTGCGCAATCGTCTAGATGGCCAAGCTGCACAGGAGCAAAAAGCTGGCAGCAAGGCCGCACCGTCTAAGGAAGCACCGATTGGCGAAGGATATGACAACCTGGCTCGCTTATATGAAGAAGGTTTCCATATCTGTAATGTGCACTTCGGCAGTCCGAGACGTAATGAAGATTGCTTGTTCTGTTTGACGTTCTTGAATAAGAATAAATAA
- a CDS encoding cyclic-di-AMP receptor, with amino-acid sequence MKLVLAIIQDKDSNRLTDALGDKNYKTTKLSTTGGFLKAGNTTLMVGCEDDQVDDVMDIIKDNCSQRNQMVAPISPMGGNADSYIPNPVKVEVGGATVFVLPVDSFFKF; translated from the coding sequence ATGAAATTAGTATTAGCAATTATTCAGGATAAAGATAGTAACAGATTGACAGATGCACTCGGGGATAAAAATTACAAAACAACTAAGCTATCTACGACTGGCGGTTTCCTTAAAGCAGGGAATACGACACTTATGGTTGGTTGTGAAGATGACCAAGTAGATGATGTGATGGATATCATCAAGGATAACTGTAGCCAGCGCAATCAGATGGTGGCACCTATCTCCCCTATGGGAGGCAATGCAGATTCCTATATCCCGAACCCGGTCAAAGTAGAAGTTGGCGGAGCAACTGTATTTGTACTGCCTGTTGATTCCTTCTTCAAGTTCTAA
- a CDS encoding aminotransferase class I/II-fold pyridoxal phosphate-dependent enzyme: MNQEETPLYDSLIQFAEQRPISFHVPGHKHGALFHNEDILRCAAYLDQTELSGLDDLHAPEGIIAKAQQLAAAYFGAKHSRFLVGGSTVGNLAMILGTIQQDEAVLVQRNCHKSILNGLELAGAKPVFLAPEYNEAKARYTHPTPHTVYDAIKMYPEAKALILTYPDYYGTVFDLKSVIDAAHAANMPVLIDEAHGAHLQTAESLPMSALQAGADVVVQSAHKMAPAFTMASYLHVSEESTVPVGIIDRYLRMLQSSSPSYLLLASLDTARKYLATRTEENMNELQQAVESLRSLLAQSDCWEVESPDGDWLKIVLLVKPDYQPRQLAAELESHGVYPELVTDRHILLVHGLESLTQDELQRLREVIAAVGSSYSKRTPVHEVRLFTQPITELAISYSEMEKMQEKFTVWQEAVGMIAAESVIPYPPGIPVLTKGEIVTKQHVEMIQLWKNSSISFQNERIAEGMLTYSK; this comes from the coding sequence ATGAATCAGGAAGAAACACCGCTTTATGATAGCTTAATACAATTTGCAGAACAAAGACCGATATCATTTCACGTTCCGGGACATAAACATGGCGCTCTTTTTCACAATGAGGATATTCTACGATGTGCAGCATATCTTGATCAGACAGAGTTGTCAGGCTTGGATGATTTACATGCACCGGAGGGTATAATTGCAAAAGCCCAGCAATTAGCAGCTGCATATTTCGGAGCAAAGCATTCCCGTTTCTTAGTTGGCGGCAGTACGGTCGGTAACTTGGCTATGATATTGGGGACTATCCAACAGGATGAGGCAGTGTTAGTACAGCGTAATTGTCACAAGTCTATTCTAAACGGATTAGAACTCGCAGGAGCAAAGCCGGTTTTTTTAGCTCCCGAGTATAATGAAGCAAAAGCAAGATACACACATCCAACACCGCATACAGTTTATGATGCGATTAAGATGTATCCAGAGGCAAAAGCGCTTATTTTAACGTACCCTGATTATTATGGCACGGTTTTTGATCTAAAAAGTGTAATAGATGCGGCGCATGCAGCAAACATGCCAGTGCTGATCGATGAAGCACATGGTGCACATCTCCAAACAGCTGAGTCACTCCCGATGAGCGCACTGCAGGCAGGAGCAGACGTAGTGGTACAGTCAGCTCATAAAATGGCTCCAGCATTCACGATGGCCTCTTATTTGCATGTAAGCGAAGAGAGCACTGTTCCGGTAGGTATTATTGATCGGTATTTACGAATGCTGCAGTCCAGCAGTCCGTCTTATTTGCTGCTGGCTTCTTTAGATACAGCAAGGAAGTATTTAGCTACACGTACAGAGGAGAATATGAATGAGCTGCAGCAGGCTGTCGAAAGCTTGCGGAGCTTACTTGCTCAATCAGATTGCTGGGAAGTGGAAAGTCCGGATGGTGACTGGCTTAAGATTGTTTTGCTGGTAAAGCCGGATTATCAGCCAAGACAGCTGGCAGCTGAACTGGAATCACACGGCGTTTACCCGGAGCTAGTCACAGATCGGCATATTTTGCTTGTCCATGGACTAGAAAGCCTGACGCAGGATGAGCTGCAGCGATTGAGAGAGGTAATCGCTGCTGTAGGTAGTAGCTATTCAAAGAGAACGCCTGTGCATGAGGTTCGCCTCTTTACACAGCCTATAACGGAACTAGCCATTAGCTATTCAGAGATGGAGAAAATGCAGGAGAAGTTTACAGTGTGGCAAGAAGCAGTCGGCATGATTGCAGCTGAATCGGTTATTCCATATCCTCCTGGTATTCCGGTGCTGACAAAAGGAGAAATCGTTACAAAACAGCATGTGGAAATGATACAATTATGGAAGAATAGCAGTATCTCTTTTCAAAATGAACGGATTGCAGAAGGGATGCTTACGTATAGCAAATGA
- a CDS encoding tRNA1(Val) (adenine(37)-N6)-methyltransferase codes for MAELKGDERLDDLLAEQSMRIIQSPTVFAFSLDAVLLADFASIPLAKGRILDLCSGNGVIPLLMSRRTKAQITGVEIQERLYDMAVRNVTLNELDEQVDIVHGDLNDMPAFFGNGPFDAVTCNPPYFKTPGKREQNLNEHLTIARHEVMCTLDDVILACRKLVKPGGKVSLVHRPERMLDIVTAMRQQKIEPKRMRLVYPKPDKEANILLIEGVRNGNPGLKVLPPLYSHTANGGYTEELEEILYGRK; via the coding sequence ATGGCGGAATTAAAAGGAGATGAGCGGCTAGATGATCTGCTTGCGGAGCAAAGTATGCGTATTATCCAGAGTCCGACTGTTTTTGCCTTCTCATTAGATGCAGTGTTGCTGGCTGATTTCGCGTCTATTCCTCTTGCAAAAGGAAGAATTTTAGACTTATGCTCCGGTAATGGGGTTATTCCTTTATTGATGAGCAGAAGAACGAAAGCGCAAATTACAGGCGTTGAGATTCAAGAACGCCTTTATGATATGGCAGTTCGCAATGTGACATTAAATGAGCTGGATGAACAGGTGGATATCGTGCATGGAGATTTAAATGACATGCCGGCTTTCTTTGGTAACGGTCCTTTTGATGCTGTAACGTGCAACCCTCCTTATTTTAAAACACCCGGCAAGCGCGAGCAAAACCTGAATGAACATCTGACGATTGCTCGTCATGAAGTGATGTGTACATTGGATGATGTGATTCTAGCTTGCCGTAAGCTAGTTAAACCTGGCGGAAAGGTGAGTCTTGTGCATCGTCCGGAGCGGATGCTTGATATTGTAACAGCAATGCGCCAGCAGAAAATTGAACCAAAACGCATGCGGCTTGTGTATCCGAAGCCTGATAAAGAGGCCAATATCCTGTTAATCGAAGGAGTGCGTAATGGTAATCCTGGCTTAAAGGTGTTGCCGCCGCTTTATTCACATACTGCAAATGGGGGATATACCGAAGAATTAGAGGAAATCCTGTATGGAAGAAAATAA
- a CDS encoding sigma-70 family RNA polymerase sigma factor — protein MCSKKDQSPTNIHPNAALMNGFLKEKEHLSIYQQAVRYPSAANLNRLNSAFQRFYTEIQLTNYLTTTLSFYASNYSKHAARKRDRELIILDQPANEEHDSSKKDMLIARDDQQVYGWEQAIQDPALFSAIQELPDKQKQHLELCFVHQLTHTEIADKLDISQQAVSKSIQSALNKIRTALSKGALP, from the coding sequence ATGTGCAGCAAGAAAGATCAGTCGCCAACTAACATACATCCCAATGCAGCCTTAATGAATGGATTCTTAAAGGAGAAAGAGCATCTTTCCATTTATCAACAAGCAGTACGTTATCCATCTGCCGCTAATCTAAACCGGCTCAACTCTGCATTTCAGCGTTTTTATACAGAAATACAATTGACCAATTACCTTACAACTACACTCAGTTTTTACGCCAGCAATTACAGCAAACATGCTGCAAGAAAACGAGATCGGGAATTAATTATTCTTGATCAGCCAGCTAATGAAGAACACGACAGCAGTAAAAAGGACATGCTTATTGCCAGAGATGATCAGCAGGTGTATGGATGGGAACAAGCAATTCAAGATCCTGCACTTTTTTCAGCCATACAGGAGCTTCCTGATAAGCAGAAACAGCATCTCGAACTGTGTTTCGTCCATCAGCTCACCCATACCGAAATTGCAGACAAACTTGATATCTCTCAACAGGCTGTGTCGAAATCTATTCAGTCTGCACTAAATAAAATACGGACAGCTCTATCGAAAGGAGCATTACCATGA